CCTTTATTAGCACCAAATGTATGGGAATTGAAAGGTAATATTCCTGCCGTGACAAGGCTACTAAAGAGTTTTATAAAGACAGATTCATCGATCTTCCCCGATCTAGTCCCTGTTTTAggtatttttcaaagattgaTCGCATCAAAGGCTTATGAAGTTCATGGGTTTGACTTATTAGAGCACATCATGCTTCTAATCGACATGAACCGCTTGAGACCATATATTAAACAAATCGCAGTTTTATTATTACAAAGATTACAGAACTCTAAAACAGAAAGGTatgttaaaaaattaacGGTATTTTTTGGTTTGATATCTAATAAATTAGGCTCTGATTTTTTGATCCACTTTATTGACGAAGTGCAAGATGGgctttttcaacaaatatGGGgtaattttattattaccaCATTACCTACTATTGGTAACCTGCTAGATCGTAAAATTGCATTAATTGGTGTTTTGAACATGGTTATAAACGGccaatttttccaaagcAAATATCCAACTTTGATTTCAAGCACAATGAATTCCATTATAGAGACAGCATCATCACAAAGTATTGCAAACTTGAAAAACGATTATGTTGATTTAGATAACTTGGAGGAAATCTCCACGTTTGGTTCTCATTTCAGTAAGTTGGTTAGTATTAGCGAAAAACCATTCGATCCTTTGCCTGAAATCGATGTCAATAATGGTGTGAGATTATATGTTGCTGAAGCACTAAACAAATATAATGCTATCTCTGGGAATACATTTTTAAATACCATTTTGCCTCAATTGacccaagaaaatcaagTAAAATTAAATCAATTATTAGTTGGTAATTAACATGGTGTAGAGaattatatatagatgAAAATGGAGCTCTTTTGAATAGCTGTTTATATGTAGATAGAGTAagcaaaaatgaaaaaagaaaagcacGTAAATACGATCGCAATATGGTTTCTTTTCCAGCGGAGTACATAGGTCTGTTAGAAATGAAACGAAACGAAACGAAACGAGATTGGTAAAAgtacatatacatattgATTCAGATTAAATAGGCCATATGGATACCATGTGGTATAAGAGGGCACTTTTAGTTCTTTTAGGAATGATATTAACATTGGAATATTACAAaattatgtttttttgtcTGCTGCAGCTGCGGTGGAAGTAGCATGCGGCTGTTCTTGTATTATTTTAGtagtgatttttttatcctcATGACTATCGTCAGGATCATCGCTAGCCCCACTTTTCTTCGATTTCATGGCTTTGATCTCAGCGGCTGTCAAGAACCTCCCACCTTCACCACGAGGTCTTCGCATCGCATGTTTATGTCGAGATTCGTGTAAGTATGGCTTTCGTTCTCTTGATATTCGTAGCTTTTCCTCTAGTTTAGCTCTTGCATATCgccttttcaaaattcgGTAGTACTGCTTGGCATTAACATAAAATGGTTGCTCTGCTATAGCGGTTCCTAAAACATCGCTTTGCAAGTTTGGTTGATTTTGGGTGTACTGGGCTTGAACCACCaattgctgctgctgctgctgctgctgttgttgctgttgttgttgatgagGAGGAGGCGGTAAAGTAGTCACTGCAGAGAAACTAGTAAAGTCGGCAGATGGTTCCATCGTACTGACACTGGAAGATGTATACTGTGACTGTTGTTGTGGTTCCAAGGAGTCCATAACTCTATTCTGTGATGCCCGCAATCTGttaaacaaaaacaaatcttcttcatttgtaaCCCGTTGATCTTCGCCTCTTGGAGAAGGCGCTTTTCCCATATCCAAGGGCATCTCTATGGGCTTCTCTTGAAGAGAGGGACTGCGTGAAGCTGCTGCCGTTGATGTTGCAGCCGCTGTATCAGATTGCAGATCTGTTTCTAATGGATGAAATTTCGCATCCGTTTCGTCTGCTGACATGGCGTTCTTGTTCCtcttccaaaaagaaatgctTTTCCAAATACAGATGCGATTAGTAAATCAAATTATAAACGACAGTGAGTTGCCCTTTTGCAAGTACCTTCAACACAAACACTTTATTTATTCATCGAGGTCCCCTTGTAAGGGAGAATTAATGTTACGATACAAGAAGTTTTCCGGGTAAGATTGCTAAATAACGAATTTGATGGTTACATACAATGAATTATTTACATATACAAGCTAACGATTAAAGGATATTTACATGACTGGTTGGCTTGGCTTCCGTGCCACACGGTAGAGTTCAAATAGGGCTGCCGCAGTGATACCTTGAATCCGTCTTGCTTGGCCTATGGTCAATGGCTGTACGCGGTTCAAGAGTAGTTTGCATTCAGTGGAAAGCGTGGGTAACTGACGGTAATCGTAATCTTGCGGCAACAGCATATTTTCGTCTGCCTGAAATGCCTTCACAAACTGGTTCTGTTTGACAATGTAAGGTTCGTATTTACCTTGAATGTTAATTTTGGTGACAACATGCATTGGGATGTCCAGCAAATTAATGGGTAAATCGGGAATGCACTCGTAGAG
This sequence is a window from Saccharomyces cerevisiae S288C chromosome VII, complete sequence. Protein-coding genes within it:
- the HAP2 gene encoding transcription activator HAP2 (Subunit of the Hap2p/3p/4p/5p CCAAT-binding complex; complex is heme-activated and glucose-repressed; complex is a transcriptional activator and global regulator of respiratory gene expression; contains sequences sufficient for both complex assembly and DNA binding; respiratory defect of the null mutant is functionally complemented by human NFYA); protein product: MSADETDAKFHPLETDLQSDTAAATSTAAASRSPSLQEKPIEMPLDMGKAPSPRGEDQRVTNEEDLFLFNRLRASQNRVMDSLEPQQQSQYTSSSVSTMEPSADFTSFSAVTTLPPPPHQQQQQQQQQQQQQQLVVQAQYTQNQPNLQSDVLGTAIAEQPFYVNAKQYYRILKRRYARAKLEEKLRISRERKPYLHESRHKHAMRRPRGEGGRFLTAAEIKAMKSKKSGASDDPDDSHEDKKITTKIIQEQPHATSTAAAADKKT